In Streptomyces sp. NBC_00448, the following are encoded in one genomic region:
- a CDS encoding Xaa-Pro dipeptidyl-peptidase, producing the protein MSVVAVVLTALMFVLLGPVAAHAGAGSRDTGSQPVDSYANAIRQSVWVDTGLDGDRDGKPDRVAADIIRPSEPAAAGQQVPVIMDASPYYSCCGRGNESQVKTYDQSGNPVGFPLYYDNYFVPRGYAVVLVDLAGTDRSDGCVDVGGASDITSAKAVIDWLNGRATAYTTRTGSTTAQAGWSNGSVGMIGKSWDGTVANGVAATGVEGLKTIVDISGISSWYDYYFAQGAALYDGGPDELASEVESSGAQSHCSAEEQALRDGAPRNGDWTSAWQDRDYYANASKVKASVFVAQGMQDLNVRTKNFGQWWNALAANGVQRKIWLSQTGHVDPFDYRRSDWVDTLHQWFDHYLMGVDNGVQSQPMADIERTPDHWTTDPVWPAPGTAATQVGLVASGTNGLGTLSAGAPPASGTERYTDNPAQDEDDWAAQADQATASKASFTTGTLASDLRLSGGGTVTLTATPTTTSAHLSAVLVDLGPATIRNYEAGAEGITTLNTRSCWGDSTSGDSACYLDTAADTENVQQTVFSRGWADLGHYDPSLHGVSLTPGKPYTITIQLASTDHVVPAGHRLALIVAGTDNGLIVAPSTKPTISVDLSRSGADLPLVGGLPALAHALRGGSGHHHPTATTPASTPSRGPAAALPTSQAARLR; encoded by the coding sequence ATGTCCGTCGTGGCGGTGGTCCTCACCGCCCTGATGTTCGTCCTCCTCGGCCCGGTCGCCGCGCACGCCGGTGCCGGCTCGCGGGACACCGGCAGTCAACCGGTCGACTCCTACGCCAACGCCATCCGGCAGTCCGTCTGGGTCGACACCGGCCTCGACGGCGACCGCGACGGCAAGCCCGACCGGGTGGCGGCGGACATCATCAGGCCCTCGGAACCCGCGGCGGCGGGTCAGCAGGTGCCGGTGATCATGGACGCCAGCCCGTACTACTCCTGCTGCGGCCGCGGCAACGAGAGCCAGGTCAAGACGTACGACCAGAGCGGCAACCCGGTGGGCTTCCCGCTCTACTACGACAACTACTTCGTACCGCGCGGCTACGCGGTCGTCCTCGTCGACCTCGCGGGCACCGACCGCTCCGACGGCTGCGTCGACGTCGGCGGCGCCTCCGACATCACCTCCGCCAAAGCCGTCATCGACTGGCTGAACGGCAGAGCGACCGCGTACACCACACGCACCGGGAGCACGACCGCGCAGGCGGGCTGGTCCAACGGGTCGGTCGGCATGATCGGCAAGAGCTGGGACGGCACCGTCGCCAACGGGGTCGCCGCGACGGGTGTCGAGGGCCTGAAGACCATCGTCGACATCAGCGGCATCAGCTCCTGGTACGACTACTACTTCGCGCAGGGCGCGGCCCTCTACGACGGCGGCCCCGACGAACTCGCCTCCGAGGTCGAGAGCTCCGGCGCGCAGTCGCACTGCTCCGCCGAGGAACAGGCGCTGCGCGACGGCGCACCGCGCAACGGTGACTGGACCAGCGCCTGGCAGGACCGCGACTACTACGCCAACGCGTCCAAGGTGAAGGCCAGCGTCTTCGTCGCGCAGGGCATGCAGGACCTCAACGTGCGCACCAAGAACTTCGGCCAGTGGTGGAACGCGCTCGCCGCGAACGGGGTGCAGCGCAAGATCTGGCTGTCGCAGACCGGCCACGTGGACCCGTTCGACTACCGGCGGTCCGACTGGGTCGACACCCTGCACCAGTGGTTCGACCACTACCTGATGGGCGTCGACAACGGCGTCCAGAGCCAGCCGATGGCCGACATCGAGCGCACCCCCGACCACTGGACCACCGACCCGGTCTGGCCCGCGCCGGGCACCGCCGCGACCCAGGTCGGCCTGGTGGCGAGCGGCACGAACGGCCTCGGCACGCTGAGCGCCGGGGCCCCGCCGGCGAGCGGCACCGAGCGCTATACCGACAACCCCGCGCAGGACGAGGACGACTGGGCGGCGCAGGCGGACCAGGCGACCGCGAGCAAGGCGTCGTTCACCACCGGCACGCTCGCCAGTGACCTGCGGCTGTCGGGCGGCGGCACGGTGACCCTCACCGCGACCCCGACCACCACCAGTGCCCACCTGTCCGCGGTCCTGGTCGACCTCGGTCCGGCGACCATCCGGAACTACGAGGCCGGCGCCGAGGGCATTACCACGCTCAACACCCGGTCCTGCTGGGGCGACAGCACGTCGGGCGACAGCGCCTGCTACCTCGACACCGCGGCGGACACCGAGAACGTCCAGCAGACCGTCTTCAGCCGCGGCTGGGCCGACCTCGGGCACTACGACCCGTCGCTGCACGGCGTGTCGCTCACCCCGGGCAAGCCCTACACCATCACCATCCAACTCGCCTCCACCGACCACGTGGTGCCCGCCGGGCACCGGCTCGCCCTGATCGTCGCCGGCACCGACAACGGGCTGATCGTCGCCCCCAGCACGAAGCCGACGATCAGCGTCGACCTCTCCCGGTCCGGCGCCGACCTGCCGCTGGTCGGCGGGCTGCCGGCCCTCGCGCACGCCCTGCGCGGCGGCTCCGGCCACCACCACCCCACGGCGACCACGCCGGCCTCCACCCCGTCCCGCGGCCCGGCGGCCGCGCTGCCCACCTCCCAGGCGGCCCGCCTCCGCTGA
- a CDS encoding VOC family protein, translating into MTILKTYARRWTDELDSSLPLLRELTGAEPDLRFAFDSVELAAIGDFLVIAGPPAERARYAHAGATVIVDDLDALTAVLAAAGAEITTPESTSATGRFLYARHRGGAEVEYVEWAPELVERIVRA; encoded by the coding sequence ATGACCATTCTCAAGACCTACGCCCGCCGGTGGACCGACGAGCTCGACTCGTCGCTGCCCCTGCTGCGCGAACTGACCGGCGCCGAACCCGATCTCCGTTTCGCCTTCGACTCCGTCGAACTCGCGGCGATCGGCGACTTCCTCGTCATCGCGGGACCACCCGCGGAGCGGGCCCGCTACGCCCACGCCGGCGCCACCGTGATCGTCGACGACCTCGACGCCCTGACGGCGGTACTCGCGGCCGCCGGCGCCGAGATCACCACGCCGGAGAGCACCAGCGCCACCGGCCGGTTCCTGTACGCGCGCCACCGCGGCGGCGCGGAGGTCGAGTACGTGGAGTGGGCGCCGGAGTTGGTGGAGCGCATCGTCCGGGCGTAG
- a CDS encoding winged helix-turn-helix transcriptional regulator, with the protein MTDEAGRVSRDADADVTRAHSLAREIFSGIANKWTLLVLTVLGERTLRFTQLRGEVEGISHKMLTQTLRGLERDGLVERTVHPTVPPRVEYALTDAGQALRATVYGMCAWTRLHLEHIEGSRERFDRARREQAGAASGR; encoded by the coding sequence GTGACCGACGAGGCGGGCCGGGTTTCACGGGACGCGGACGCCGATGTGACGCGCGCCCACTCCCTCGCGCGGGAGATCTTCTCCGGCATCGCGAACAAGTGGACGCTGCTGGTGCTCACCGTCCTCGGCGAGCGCACCCTGCGCTTCACCCAACTCCGCGGCGAGGTGGAGGGCATCAGCCACAAGATGCTCACGCAGACGCTGCGCGGCCTCGAACGCGACGGGCTCGTCGAGCGCACCGTCCACCCGACCGTGCCGCCCCGCGTGGAGTACGCGCTCACGGACGCGGGCCAGGCGCTGCGCGCGACCGTCTACGGCATGTGCGCGTGGACCCGGCTGCATCTGGAGCACATCGAGGGGTCCCGGGAACGCTTCGACCGCGCGCGCCGGGAGCAGGCCGGCGCGGCATCCGGCCGGTAG
- a CDS encoding cobalamin-binding protein yields MRIVSLLPAATDIVVELGLGGDLVGRTHECDWPPDVVGPVPVVTSAEFDADALSSREISEAVGGAAHRGSSLYTLDAGLLADLAPDVVLTQDLCQVCAVSYEAVADSVRVLDGDGPRVISLEPRTLPDVLACVRRVGDVLGVPETAARRVAEAYRRLDAVRDRTSGLPRPRVAAIEWLDPLWPAGHWVPEQIRRAGGEPLLAHPGEHTAAMDWAALCDAAPEVIVLMPCGFPPERTFTEADLLTGHPAWADLPAVRDGRVWVLDGPAHFNRPGPRVVRGAEILAYVLHGIEPDEPVTDREARRLLPAAPRTPAGP; encoded by the coding sequence ATGCGCATCGTCTCCCTGCTTCCCGCCGCGACCGACATCGTCGTCGAACTCGGCCTCGGCGGCGACCTCGTCGGGCGCACCCACGAGTGCGACTGGCCGCCGGACGTGGTCGGTCCGGTGCCGGTGGTGACGTCCGCCGAGTTCGACGCCGACGCGCTGAGCAGCCGGGAGATCTCCGAGGCGGTCGGGGGAGCGGCGCACCGGGGTTCCTCCCTGTACACCCTGGACGCCGGCCTGCTCGCGGACCTCGCGCCCGACGTGGTGCTCACCCAGGACCTCTGCCAGGTCTGCGCGGTCTCCTACGAGGCGGTCGCCGACTCGGTACGCGTACTGGACGGCGACGGGCCCCGCGTCATCAGCCTGGAACCGCGGACCCTGCCCGACGTGCTCGCCTGCGTGCGGCGGGTCGGCGACGTCCTCGGCGTACCGGAGACCGCCGCGCGCCGGGTGGCCGAGGCGTACCGGCGGCTGGACGCCGTACGGGACCGGACCTCGGGTCTGCCCCGGCCCCGCGTGGCCGCGATCGAATGGCTCGACCCGCTGTGGCCGGCCGGGCACTGGGTGCCCGAACAGATCCGCCGCGCCGGCGGCGAACCCCTGCTGGCCCACCCGGGCGAGCACACCGCCGCCATGGACTGGGCCGCGCTGTGCGACGCGGCCCCGGAGGTGATCGTGCTGATGCCCTGCGGCTTCCCGCCCGAACGCACCTTCACGGAAGCGGACTTGCTGACCGGACACCCCGCGTGGGCGGACCTGCCGGCGGTCCGCGACGGCCGGGTCTGGGTCCTCGACGGCCCCGCCCACTTCAACCGCCCGGGCCCGCGGGTGGTGCGCGGCGCCGAGATCCTGGCGTACGTCCTGCACGGCATCGAGCCGGACGAGCCGGTGACGGACCGGGAGGCCCGCAGGCTCCTCCCCGCGGCCCCCCGGACTCCCGCGGGCCCGTGA
- a CDS encoding alpha/beta hydrolase yields the protein MPVIRQREKVRFASGGTSCAGWHYPGSNGGCVIMAGGTSVTKEPASDQFAARFNEAGFAVLAFDHRRFGESGGTPRQIVDFDEQVADWHAAIDCAAGLPDVDPDRISAWGFSLAGGHLFRVAADNPQLACAISQTPLVDGRAVAPHALRCMTPLAALRLFGRGVADALGGAFGRPPLLVPTAGPRGAVASLTTPDAMDGDLALDPDGRHTGWEQTVAARIALRIGGYRPGRHASRIRCPLLVVVCDQDQSVLADPAVRAAGNAPAAEVVHLPGSHYAPFLAAHEEAVEAELAFLRKHVGPREAV from the coding sequence GTGCCCGTGATCAGGCAACGGGAGAAGGTACGTTTCGCCAGCGGCGGCACCTCATGCGCCGGCTGGCACTATCCGGGGTCCAACGGCGGCTGCGTGATCATGGCCGGCGGGACCTCGGTCACCAAGGAACCGGCCTCGGACCAGTTCGCCGCGCGGTTCAACGAGGCCGGGTTCGCGGTCCTGGCCTTCGACCACCGGCGGTTCGGGGAGAGCGGCGGCACGCCGCGCCAGATCGTCGACTTCGACGAGCAGGTCGCCGACTGGCACGCCGCGATCGACTGCGCGGCCGGCCTGCCCGACGTCGACCCGGACCGGATCTCGGCCTGGGGCTTCTCGCTCGCGGGCGGCCACCTCTTCCGCGTCGCGGCCGACAACCCGCAACTGGCCTGCGCGATCTCCCAGACCCCGCTGGTCGACGGCCGCGCGGTCGCACCCCACGCGCTGCGCTGCATGACGCCCCTCGCGGCGCTGCGGCTCTTCGGCCGGGGCGTCGCGGACGCGCTCGGCGGCGCCTTCGGGCGCCCGCCGTTGCTGGTCCCGACCGCCGGGCCGCGCGGCGCCGTCGCCTCGCTCACCACGCCCGACGCCATGGACGGCGACCTGGCCCTGGACCCCGACGGCCGGCACACCGGCTGGGAGCAGACCGTCGCCGCCCGGATCGCCCTGCGGATCGGCGGCTACCGGCCCGGCCGCCACGCCTCCCGGATACGCTGCCCGCTGCTGGTGGTCGTCTGCGACCAGGACCAGAGCGTGCTCGCCGACCCCGCCGTCCGCGCGGCCGGGAACGCGCCGGCCGCCGAGGTGGTCCACCTGCCCGGCAGCCACTACGCCCCGTTCCTCGCCGCGCACGAAGAGGCCGTCGAGGCGGAACTCGCGTTCCTGCGGAAGCACGTGGGTCCCCGTGAAGCCGTCTGA
- a CDS encoding Lrp/AsnC family transcriptional regulator: MARATADSVLSLIDQRLVAALQCDGRLTAERAAQVLGLNPATVRRRLHALGADGTLRVVVSPVARPRNGGSAGALFLRIRVLRGKLDTIVAALAAREDIPFIDITTSGDEIFAVARTEPGSRDPLVFRQLPSTQAVTSLESATILHVFRLTSEWRHQVLTAAERAALSPAGPGPGSAADGSPGPYGVDTDAVEQALIDALTPDARLSSAALAERTGHPESTVRRRLARLADQGRLVTQVLVDPRRLGLPIEAKLLLHVAPDHLAAAGQALADHPAVHGAFATSGPSNLHAAAYFPDLTALYNFLSRDLVGLGITHVETAVVSRAAKRTPALPQPVQPVRPAPPVRAARAARQTHPAPQR; the protein is encoded by the coding sequence ATGGCGCGCGCAACGGCGGATTCCGTACTGAGCCTCATCGACCAGCGGCTGGTGGCCGCGCTGCAGTGCGACGGCCGTCTGACCGCGGAGCGGGCGGCCCAGGTGCTGGGGCTCAACCCCGCCACCGTGCGCCGCCGCCTGCACGCGCTCGGCGCCGACGGCACGCTGCGTGTCGTGGTCTCGCCGGTCGCGCGGCCGCGCAACGGAGGCTCGGCCGGCGCCCTGTTCCTGCGCATCCGGGTGCTGCGGGGGAAGCTCGACACGATCGTGGCCGCGCTCGCCGCGCGCGAGGACATCCCGTTCATCGACATCACCACCTCGGGTGACGAGATCTTCGCGGTCGCCCGGACCGAGCCGGGGTCGCGCGACCCGCTGGTCTTCCGCCAACTGCCCTCCACCCAGGCGGTGACGTCCCTGGAGAGCGCCACGATCCTGCACGTCTTCCGGCTCACCTCCGAGTGGCGCCACCAGGTGCTGACCGCGGCGGAACGCGCGGCGCTGAGCCCGGCCGGCCCGGGACCCGGGTCGGCCGCCGACGGCTCCCCCGGCCCGTACGGTGTCGACACCGACGCGGTGGAGCAGGCTCTGATCGACGCTCTCACTCCCGACGCGCGGCTGTCCTCGGCGGCGCTGGCCGAGCGCACCGGCCACCCGGAGAGCACCGTGCGCCGCCGCCTGGCCCGGCTGGCCGACCAGGGCCGGCTGGTCACCCAGGTGCTGGTCGATCCGCGCCGCCTCGGGCTGCCCATCGAGGCCAAGCTGCTGCTGCACGTGGCGCCGGACCACCTGGCCGCCGCGGGGCAGGCGCTGGCCGATCACCCCGCGGTGCACGGCGCGTTCGCGACATCGGGCCCCTCGAACCTGCACGCGGCCGCGTACTTCCCGGATCTGACGGCCCTTTACAACTTCCTCTCCCGGGACCTGGTCGGCCTGGGCATCACCCACGTCGAGACGGCCGTCGTCAGCCGCGCCGCCAAGCGGACTCCCGCGCTGCCGCAGCCGGTTCAGCCGGTGCGGCCGGCCCCACCCGTGCGCGCGGCCCGGGCCGCCCGACAGACCCACCCGGCCCCCCAGAGGTAG
- a CDS encoding ABC transporter substrate-binding protein encodes MSKARSRTVVTAMALASALLLASCGSSGGSTGDGKTLKLWHYEGPDSAMGIAWNQAIAEFKKTHPGVKVEFEAKGFEQIQKTASMVLNSDDAPDVMEYNKGNSTAGLLAKQGLLTDLTPEVTKYGWDKLLSPSVTTTSRYNTQGVMGSGDWYGVPNFGEYTMVYYNKDLFAKNGVQVPTTPEEFTAALAAFKAKGITPLADAGAEYPAQQYLYQLALTKADRAWVNAYQLYQGKVDFHDAAWTYAANTFADWVAKGYLAKTSSGAKAEDAGVSFISGKYPIFFSGSWWYGRFKTENKFAWGSFLWPGSKLTLGSGGNLWVVPKKAKNKQLAYDFINITMKQGIQNTLGNNGGIPVAASPTAITDPASKTLIENFNKISAADGLAFYPDWPVPGFYDDLVSAVQKLLTGSAKPDQVLDELQKAYDAGAPKS; translated from the coding sequence ATGTCGAAGGCGCGCAGCCGAACAGTCGTGACCGCGATGGCCTTGGCAAGCGCCCTGCTCCTCGCTTCGTGCGGGAGTTCGGGCGGCTCGACAGGCGACGGCAAGACCCTCAAGCTCTGGCACTACGAAGGCCCCGACAGCGCGATGGGCATCGCCTGGAACCAGGCGATCGCCGAATTCAAGAAGACCCACCCGGGCGTCAAGGTGGAGTTCGAGGCAAAGGGCTTCGAGCAGATCCAGAAGACCGCCTCGATGGTCCTCAACTCCGATGACGCACCGGACGTGATGGAGTACAACAAGGGCAACTCCACCGCCGGGCTGCTGGCCAAGCAGGGACTGCTCACCGACCTGACCCCCGAAGTCACCAAGTACGGCTGGGACAAGCTGCTCAGCCCGAGTGTGACCACCACCAGCAGGTACAACACGCAGGGCGTGATGGGTTCGGGCGACTGGTACGGCGTCCCGAACTTCGGCGAGTACACGATGGTGTATTACAACAAGGACCTCTTCGCCAAGAACGGCGTCCAGGTCCCCACCACGCCCGAGGAGTTCACCGCCGCGCTGGCCGCCTTCAAGGCCAAGGGCATCACCCCGCTCGCCGACGCGGGCGCCGAGTACCCCGCCCAGCAGTACCTCTACCAGCTGGCGCTGACCAAGGCCGACCGCGCCTGGGTGAACGCCTACCAGCTCTACCAGGGCAAGGTGGACTTCCACGACGCGGCCTGGACCTACGCGGCGAACACCTTCGCGGACTGGGTCGCCAAGGGCTACCTCGCCAAGACCTCCAGCGGCGCCAAGGCCGAGGACGCCGGCGTCTCCTTCATCAGCGGCAAGTACCCGATCTTCTTCTCGGGGAGCTGGTGGTACGGGCGGTTCAAGACCGAGAACAAGTTCGCCTGGGGCTCGTTCCTGTGGCCCGGATCGAAACTGACGCTCGGCTCCGGCGGCAATCTCTGGGTCGTTCCCAAGAAGGCCAAGAACAAGCAACTCGCCTACGACTTCATCAACATCACCATGAAGCAGGGCATCCAGAACACCCTCGGAAACAACGGCGGAATTCCGGTGGCGGCCTCTCCCACGGCCATCACCGACCCGGCCTCGAAGACGCTGATCGAGAACTTCAACAAGATCTCCGCCGCCGACGGCCTCGCCTTCTACCCCGACTGGCCGGTGCCCGGCTTCTACGACGACCTCGTCTCCGCCGTCCAGAAACTCCTCACCGGCAGCGCCAAGCCGGACCAGGTACTGGACGAGTTGCAGAAGGCGTACGACGCGGGTGCGCCGAAGTCATGA
- a CDS encoding carbohydrate ABC transporter permease — MTARRHQPANTYPLYLIPGAVAFLAVIVYPFALNVYYSFTNWQGVGSPSWAGLANYRQLMKDSQFWQSFQHSLAMVVAMAVVPTVIGLVVAAALFDFVAKHFGSKLAAVLRACFYLPQVLPITVAGIVWSWILAPENGSLNELLKAVGLGGLRQDWLGDPHFALYSVMAVMVWVQLGFPVVIFMSGLQRVDPALHEAAELDGTSWWQRFWHVTLPQLRPEIYVVMLWCTIAALKVFGAVYVLTKGGPADATDVPSYFSFATFFEKTQVGYGSAIATVMTVLILALTVVGLSFQTRAEDAR, encoded by the coding sequence ATGACCGCCCGACGCCACCAGCCGGCGAACACCTACCCGCTCTACCTGATACCCGGGGCCGTCGCCTTTCTCGCGGTCATCGTCTACCCGTTCGCGCTGAACGTCTACTACAGCTTCACGAACTGGCAGGGGGTGGGCTCGCCGAGCTGGGCGGGGCTGGCCAACTACCGGCAGCTGATGAAGGATTCGCAGTTCTGGCAGTCCTTCCAGCACAGCCTCGCCATGGTGGTGGCGATGGCGGTCGTCCCCACCGTCATCGGGCTGGTGGTGGCCGCCGCCCTGTTCGACTTCGTCGCCAAGCACTTCGGGTCGAAGCTCGCCGCCGTCCTGCGGGCCTGCTTCTACCTGCCCCAGGTGCTGCCGATCACGGTGGCGGGCATCGTCTGGAGCTGGATACTCGCCCCCGAGAACGGCTCGCTCAACGAGCTGCTCAAGGCGGTGGGCCTGGGCGGACTGCGGCAGGACTGGCTGGGTGACCCGCACTTCGCGCTGTACAGCGTGATGGCGGTCATGGTCTGGGTCCAACTGGGCTTCCCCGTGGTCATCTTCATGTCGGGCCTGCAACGCGTCGACCCGGCGCTGCACGAGGCCGCCGAACTCGACGGCACCTCCTGGTGGCAGCGGTTCTGGCATGTCACGCTGCCCCAACTGCGCCCGGAGATCTACGTGGTGATGCTCTGGTGCACCATCGCGGCGCTCAAGGTCTTCGGCGCGGTCTACGTCCTGACCAAGGGCGGCCCCGCCGACGCCACGGACGTCCCGTCGTACTTCTCGTTCGCGACCTTCTTCGAGAAGACCCAGGTGGGATACGGATCGGCGATCGCGACCGTCATGACCGTGCTCATCCTCGCGCTGACGGTGGTCGGTCTGAGCTTCCAGACCCGGGCGGAGGACGCGCGGTGA
- a CDS encoding carbohydrate ABC transporter permease, whose amino-acid sequence MVLPLLIVLNNALKSPGDYSAHGPLALPHGIYLDGLKSFWTRVDFGRVLLNSTLISGSVALAGVLLSVLNAYAIGIGRIRGRAWILASFVLANVLPQEALVYPLYYLSKQLGLYDTRLSLVIVFSVIQSAFGTYLLSSVLGAFPREIIEAARIDGANSWQVLWRIVVPVSRSTLGVLMVFFFIWTWNEFLLPLVLLPSNDNQTVSVALGVLQGQRLMDATMTNAAGLLGALPAIAFFLVFQRTLTRGIAVGAVK is encoded by the coding sequence ATGGTGCTGCCCCTGCTGATCGTGCTGAACAACGCGCTGAAGTCGCCCGGCGACTACTCCGCCCACGGCCCGCTCGCCTTGCCGCACGGGATCTACCTGGACGGCCTGAAGAGCTTCTGGACCCGGGTGGACTTCGGCCGGGTGCTCCTCAACTCCACGCTGATCTCAGGGTCGGTGGCCCTGGCGGGCGTCCTGCTGTCGGTCCTCAACGCCTACGCGATCGGCATCGGCCGGATCAGGGGCCGCGCCTGGATACTCGCCTCCTTCGTGCTGGCGAACGTCCTGCCGCAGGAGGCCCTGGTCTATCCGCTCTACTACCTGTCCAAGCAACTCGGCCTGTACGACACCCGGTTGAGCCTGGTCATCGTCTTCAGCGTCATCCAGTCGGCGTTCGGCACCTACCTGCTGTCGTCGGTGCTGGGCGCCTTCCCCCGGGAGATCATCGAGGCGGCCCGGATCGACGGCGCCAACAGCTGGCAGGTGCTGTGGCGGATCGTGGTACCGGTCAGCCGGTCCACGCTCGGCGTCCTGATGGTGTTCTTCTTCATCTGGACCTGGAACGAGTTCCTGCTGCCGCTGGTCCTGCTGCCGTCGAACGACAACCAGACGGTGTCGGTCGCCCTCGGGGTGCTCCAGGGACAGCGGTTGATGGACGCGACGATGACGAACGCGGCCGGCCTGCTCGGCGCGCTGCCCGCCATCGCCTTCTTCCTGGTCTTCCAGCGGACGCTGACCCGCGGCATCGCCGTGGGCGCGGTCAAGTGA